The Cydia fagiglandana chromosome 22, ilCydFagi1.1, whole genome shotgun sequence genome includes the window gtatggagaagtcagaaactgtgagagatagcgaaatctgttcttaggaaccatggcttcgattttagatttaataataatggcattaattttttttttcaatctatcatacataactgggattcgaacctggtcaatattcattttttcaagttggcccgagcgcgctgagatttggcatgcggcgagcctgggggcccaagattaccatgtcaaaaaaaattaggaaaagtctaaaatggcggcggacacgggcaaagccaaaattccaagtaggttaagcgagcccgaagggcgagcttcaggccgggaggccaaAGACCGACCCAGGCGGAGGGCGGAAGGCCccgagcctccaccccgactcccaataggataagtgttgggtcgtgtttaagctccaacttccccctcgtGTGACGCCTCGGGcctttcggccctacgcggagctcggccttcgcaagcctcgacgcttcgccgtcgggcattcggcccgccggcttcgctcatcaagacagttgacttggtagaacgcttggaagcaccgcattcacgcagctcggccttcggcctcgcgttttgggagtcggggtggaggttccgggccttcggccttccgcCGGGGTCAGCCTTCGGCCTCcgggcctgaagctcgcccttcgggctcgcttaacctacttggaaatttgacttaGCCCGTGACCGCCGCCATTATgaatttttcaaataaaaatttgacataGTAATCTTGGCCCCCCCCCTCGCCGCAtatcagcgcgctcggaccaacttgaaaaaataaaaaaaagtctgccattttgaatttttttaatgtagtttgttttgtctcggggccctctatgatatttggtcgagcacccccccacctatcacgcatcgtttaaaagttgccatgcaaacaaacaacaagaatattgaccaggttcgaatcccggttatgtatgatatattaaaaaaaaattgaattccattattattaaatctaaaatcgacgccatggttcctaagaacagatttcgctatctcttatagtttctgacttctccatactgacccatttggattgatcaccctgtatagatagATTTGCAAAaagttattgtattttattgtaactAAGTGCAGATAAAACACAATCTTGTATTGTTGGTGAataaatatgatgatgatgaactcgaaaactactggctgtaggtattttcatgcagttttcacctatcaatagtgattcttgaggaaggtacTTTAGATAAGGTTTTTGTGTAACCTATGCTATGTGTCTGGCGCTAGTTTGATTCTAAATGCAGGAAGGATACTTACACTCTCATCATAAGTTTTGGTTAATAttagcgtgaagaggtaacagacagacagacacactttcgcatttataatattagtatggatataTATggatgtatatcgtcgcctagtacccatagtacaaactttgcttaattaggggctaggtcgatttgtgtaatgAATGATGTCCcctaatttttagggtttcgtacccaaagggtaaaacgggaccctattactaagacttcgctgtccgtccgtccgtctgtcaccaggctgtatctcacgaaccgtgatagctagacagttgaaattttcacagatgatgtatttctgttgccgctataacaacaaatactaaaaacagaataaaataaagatttaaatggggctcccatacaacaaacgtgatttttgaccaaagttaagcaacgtcgggagtggtcagtacttggatgggcgaccgttttctttttgctttttttttgcattatggtacggaacccttcgtgcgcgagtccgactcgcacttgcccggtttttattatatcatttattaatttttatgataTATGGATTTGTGGATTTATATAATAAAACGATATGATACTTATTGGATTTTTATTATACTGCTTTGTAAGTTAACTAGAGCACTTGCTATCAAAACAGCTTCATCTACATACTTGACATGATTATGGTTTACAGTCGAGTGAGGCTCCAAGAACGAGAATTCCCTCAACCGCCGTATCACACGTTCTACGTGTACCCTCAAGCTGGCGATTACTTTGGTTTGTATTACCTCTGCCTTGGAAGGTGTCTCTTTCGAAGAAACAGTGGGAGGCCTAAGCAGTTTCGCGTGCCTCTGAGCTAGTAGAGGTTCTATGCCCTTGAAGCCTCTGTCGGCTAGAACCACAGCCCCTGGAGGAAGAATATCCACAAAACCACTACGTTCAGTAATAGCTTTGTCGGAGATTCTTCCTCCAATACCTTTAGATATAAAGCATATAAACCCATTTGGGCAACATGCAAGTAAATATTTCACTGTATTGCACCATTTGTAATTAGACCAAGAACTGGACTGCTTAACAGTGTTTGAAGCTTTTTCTATTTGGATTTCAAAACAATCCAATATGCATTGCACATTTGCATATCTCACTTTATATACTGGAGGCAACGTTTTTTTGATTATGAAAGGTTCTGGCAGGTATATAAACATTTGCAAAAAAGTTGCTAATTTAGGTATACTATTTCTTAACACCTCCTGCACTGTTACTTTACTTAGTTGGAATTGATGACTTAACCTCAGTATTGAATCATTTTGTTTCAATTTAAACAATGTGATAATCACATGCAATAGTCGCAGGTTGCATTCCTTAGATAGAAATTCTAATAGCCAGTAATATGATTTGGGTACCCCGACATACATTTTGGGATATTCCTCAATCGTTTTCAAAATATGTGCACGTCCCGACATATCTTTAGCTTCAATTCCGTTCTCTTGCCATGTGCTTGATGATGACGGGCTGGAGAAGGGTTCGTACAACGAGCGTGTCGACGAACTGCTTGCGGTGGATGACGAATGCTGGCTTGGCATTATTTTCTCCGTTACATATGTGACTTTGATGTTTGTCGAACAGCCTATGCTTCTTAGAGTTGGTTTCACCGACACAGCTTTATTCGACCACTTGATATCTGTTTGTGTCACAGAATCACACTGGAAAAAGAGAAACgtatgtataggtataggtattgaCACCTAATGGGCTAGCACATGATCAGCGAGGCAGTATCTCGTCCGTGAGATAGGACTAACCCATCCATCTTTAAaaaatacagttagaaaaagacgggtagtctatcttacgggcgagatactgtcacgccaatcatgtgctgGGCATATTGCTCTTTACacaaatattattatgataGCAACAATAGACTTGTTCACACTGCCGAGCGGCGGCGCCAGCGGTAGCATGGCGTGAGCTTGGCGCTATTGGAGCAAAGGCCCATAGGCCATAGGTTAGATTTTAAAGTTACCTAGTTTATAAAACTgcataatgataaaaaaaaactatttcaagGAATTGATAGGcattcaataaaatatttgatataCTTATGAGCTTGGTTAACAAATTATGCTATGACAAgttcaatcatttatttattaattgacTAAGTATCTtacattaggggtcatccattaattacgtcacaggtttagggggtgggagggggtcaagaaaatgtgacatgttgtgacatgggggagggggggagtcacaaacattgtgacgttactttaacttcatcactattgaTCAGTAACcggaatagttatttacgatacaagtgcggaaaagaggaaattcgaaactagtggcgataaattaaaacacgaccgaagggagtgttttaaatcgacacgagttgcgaattacctattcgcacgtgtatcgtacaacgttttacagtacatatggccctctaaacttttgacatcgcacgaaaagtgctattttacgcactagtgcgggaaaataggaccatatgtactgtaaattttttttattttttttattcgctgtacatttaaataatgaggttttggaagtaggtaattttcgttcctaattggttttgtgttataaaattactaatatttcttttaccaaaaatattttttataaaaaaataatgctgaGTTAGTATTgcaaaacaaaattgcctaaaatgtgacgtcacaccaagtggggagggatttgcaaaatgtgaccaagtatgacaaggaggggggagaggtcaaaaaacctagaaattcgtgtgacttaattaatggatgatcccttaaTAGGTATTCCAAACATGTAAGTtataaacataacaaattatTCTATAACTACTATACTATATACATGACTAATATCTAATACTAAATTATGACGGTACAGTCGTGGGTGTGAAGAACGACTCCATATATCGAGTTGCGGTGGCTAAGTCTCGGTTCCTTATGTGAGAATATGTCTGTCTGGGGGTCGAAtagaataatatattttttgtgattCAGTGCTACAACATACCTACATAGAGAAGGCTAGTGACTAAAGTTACTGTATTGGTGCTGGAAATCATAAAAAGAGGTGTGGGGCGAGATCGAAGAGTAGTTATTACAAATGGCGTAGGTactttaaaagtgacattgcaGTAACCACGGATTAATCCACGAATTAATCTAACGAAGTATTTTATGACTGCAAGTTATGTCCGTGCCCatcagggccgtcttaaactattatgctggggcccttgggtacataagaatttggggcccttttggaaagtaaagaaagcgaactGAACTAACATGTTtgtactatgatcttctatttattatgggtaatcaaatatactgttactgtatGTCCTttggggccctgggcacgggccccgtgtgcccttatggtaaacaTGACTGTCCGTGCCTCAAGATTTTGATGACTGACCATTCCTAATTTTTATTTCCCCCACTGCTCACTTTGCACCTAGCTAACAACAGTttctaaacttttatttaatttaccttTAGATTGTTAGGCGTGTTTCCATTATGAAACATTGGCATTGTTGCTGTAGACAGATCTTTATCTTGAGTAAGGTTGCTTTCGTCAATCAGCATTTcctaaatgtaaacaaataataagtatcaatataaaatataacattcaacttatttatttattatttattcatctaaggcagcggtcggcaacctgcggcccgcgggccgcatacggctcgtgaaactgtcacttgcggcccgagtgccgccttggatattttgtatgtaatagtgacaaacgacaatgtctcataaagtcataaatattaacaaagtacggcccgcgtcacctccgttagcTACTATGTGGcctttggctgctaaaaggttgccgaccgctgaattCTAAGGTAAACAatgtttatacgaaaatgaaaatatgaaaatgacgaccggtctggcctagtgggtagtgaccctgcctgctaagccgatggtcctgggttcgaatcccagtaagggcatttatttgtgtgatgaacactaatatttgttcctgagtcatgggtgttttctatgtatataagtatgtatttatctatataagtatatatatcgtcgcctagcacccatagtacaagctttgcttagtttggggctaggttgatctgtgtaagatatatgtccccaatatttatttatttattttatttatacatttattttcatatgcaatacaatgtttttttatcgagtgggtagtgaccctaaTTATGAAACCAATGGTACCAGGCTCAAATcctagtaagggcatttatttgtgtgatgagcatgTATATTTTTCCTAAGTCATGGgtgtttctatgtatttatgtaagtattgtattgtagtacgggcgattttccgcaaccaattaagtatgtatttataaatatttatattatgtggctttccatcacagaagggtccttatgcttcaagcACAATGTTATGTTTTATGTTCCCATCTGAAATTTCAACAGAAATCTGGTATAAAGGTTCTTATTGCAATATTAGGGCCAATACAGACAGACTGCAATAcaattggtacgagccagggtttgaacccgcgacctccggatttaaAGTTgcatgctcttaccgctaggccaccagcacaTATATGATAATTACCTGtcttatgtgcaataaaatgtttaggtacatacatacataattattagaaaTACTTAGATAAGTAGCAATTATTCtaaaacacaagttctatttcataaattggatagaaatataaaaagtaggtgaattGCCCATgataaattccatattaacaatcattttgacagttctaagagagaaactgatttgactagtaggaaggTACCCTATTATAAACAGTATGCAGAAAGGATACTTACATTCTCATCATAAGTTTTGGTTAATATCAAATTTGCAGTCTTTTTCAGGTGTAACTTGCCAGATTTGCTTCTATAGCAATCTTCTacgatctgaaaataaagaatttcttataatttccaaaataaagtctgagtatatatatgtaatgtagaagagccacttgcatcattccacGTACCCGagtttaatcggttaaaccaTTTTGTTGTGTCAAATTGTCCTGGTAACCAcagtaactccagatttaaccggttatccccgggttagtaagatggtgcaagtggctttaaatgtttaaatgtgTATTTAACGTCTAACACTAGCTGCAGTCCAATTGGGTGCTCTATATCTCTATATGGCtggatgtaaaaaaataataatataaattacaagAAATAATTTTTGTAGATAAGTTAAATAATATGTCCACACAAAACGAAACAAAATGAGTATTTCATAAGTTAGTTAAGtagtaaattgttatttatttatacacttATTAGCTTTAAGATAAATACTGTCACTAACACAAAATGATCCAAGTTGGTTGTTATCCAAATGCATTAAACAAGCCTTAAAGAACTAGTTGAAAGtgattttaagtttttaaaCAGCATACCTATACTGCAGCTAGAGGGTAATGATTTTAGACAGTACCTACAGTAGtaatgtgtaaaaaatatgtaatatttgacaAATGAAGAATAATGATGTTAGCGAAAGAACACGGCGACTTGGTAGCCAAAAACTACACCTACATTTAGACTACAATCTTAATATGTAGATTATTACAAACAATACTCACATTGATATGGTCCTGACAGACATATAAGTTTCTTTTTGGGCAATATATCCCCAATGCTTGGCACCAAATCGCTTGTAATGACTTTGGTATGCTTAAATAAGCAGAGGTCGGAAAATCACGTCTGTGTTTCTTACACGACGGTACAAAGCAAAGGAGGCCATCCCTATAATATTCTATGTCCCTTCGAGCGTTTCCAGGTTCCAGTTCCATGGTGTCTGTGATCTTAATTTACTCGTTTATAAGTCCAATGGTCAGCGCAGGGGTCGTCGTGtagggaagaaaacgttgtccaatatgcagtgccaagttgtCGAAAGTAGAtacaatctttgtccaaatacgcgatTCGATGTCGTgaggaatcagaagtccgtggatcgtgctgaggtcgtcgaaaataaaatcaaaataagcAATTCGCAAGGCAACAGAaaatgaggcttgtccgttatttttcgggaatgacagctcagtgacactgacagttgacatcgattttttttctatctcgtcccatttactgcgcgcaaaggaattaattaatcgagtctgccatttcacctcacaaacgtcatatcgatcatttaaaaaattatatttaatcaataaaatgatataaaaataaaagagctgcatttccgtgatcgctataatgaatactatcgggaaaaaatataatttgcctatcttcaaaaaactttacctacccaattggaaGAAATAAAGGACTTTCCGCTGACGGGAATGAATAATTAAATGCTGTAATTGACTGTTTATCTCACGGAAAACGTTTACAATTTGTTTATTCCGAGTCATTAAATTTTGTGTGCGATTTACTAAAACGTTTGCGTTCATATTAAACTGTAGTTATACTCCTCGTTCCTCTTTGCAAGATTGTTATTGTGTTTTTTATTTCGATAGTCAATCCTCATTTCTCACAAGTCTATACTAATTAGACACTTTTAAAAAACCATAAtcttcattattatttaaacaaGGACTGACAACTGGTCATTTcgtttcagttttgacactaaGTGACACTTAAACTAGGCATTAGGCATTACTCATTAGTGTCATTACATATACAGCGAGTCATTGAAATTCCAGTTACATTTTACATTTTCTGCCTATCTATAGAAACGTTTTTCATTGGCGAATGactcattttaaaaacaatgtttgcgaACACGCAATACTCATACATACATGTACGTGTGTAACTTGATttgatgctaaaaaaaaactaaggagTTATGAAAATTGGACAGTCAATTCGTCACGCTTGTAACCGCAAAAAATGCCACACAAAATTCTGTTACGTTAAATTGTGTTCCGAAGAATGTAGGCAAGACAAAGCGAAGTCTGTCAGTTCCTTTAACTGTCGAAAAGAAATTAGGTATCTATGTGATTTTTTGCTCAGTATAGTGAACGAACGGGAAATTAAGAAAAGTCAATAACAAGAGTTGACAATAGAACATTTCCCACAGAGTCTCGGTCAAATGATATAACACAAATGGTTTCAATGACAATGCCGTAATGGAAACAAAACCGTGTGGTTCTTGTTTTTGCTAAAcacgatacagttaatgtttaTAGGGTAAAGGTCAatgtaataactaataataaaCTTTTAAGGACAAAAGCTATTTTCAGTGCTAACAAGTTAACGAATCAAGGAAGTAAGAATGCGAAATAATTGAGGATTAAACGTTATGCTCTCGGGGTTTATTCATCTAATTTCGATTGAAGCGGTTGAATTGGAGAaagttttttaattatttggcttGGAAGTCGTTGAAACGATGATTAAATTTGAAGAAAATTAATGGATAGCTTATAGCTTGGGTTTCCTAATGCTCGTAATTCGTCTGGATTCTTCGAAAGAATTCTATTACTTCCAACCAGATCTATGAATCTGAAAGGGCAAGTAGAGTAATCTCCGGACATTAACTCCAGCAACCTATCATATAGCAGGAGGCCCTGGGTTTGAAtccatttatttgtgtttatcacgaatatttgttcccgagttatggatgttttctatatatctaagtatgtatatatatttgtatagtCGCCTaatacccatagtacaagctttgcttagtttggggctaggtaggttaatctgtgtaagattgtccccagttatttatttatttaaatgtatccAGATATTTATACCATTCCTTAATTTGGCAAACTTATTAGAATTCGTTTCAAGAAAACTTTTGCAAAAAATCTACTACAAAATGCCGTTTGTAGTTTTAATTAAACTAAGAAAAACTTCCTGTTGAAAGATTCATTAGGACGAAAACATCGGGTCTTTGAAATCGCAATTAATAGTGAGGTAACGTCTAATCAAAACAACAATTGAAAGCACTGAATGCCTGATTGGAGAGGAAAGTCTAACAATGGATGGGAAAAGGCCGCCGAAAACACCATTATTACAATATCGGCGCTTCGTTAAAATCAGTCACACTCATTTATTGGATTTCACGCAGGTCATCGGCATTTGGCGTTGTGAGGTGGGACTTTGAATGAAACTACTTGCTTGGAGTATCGATCTATAatgtcttatttttatttttcgtttTGACGTTTCTTCTTGGCTGGCGCGGCGCGCCGCCAGTGCAGCAGAAGGCCGCATTGGCAGGGCCGCCATGTGAGGTGGGACGTTGAATTCGAAGGCGAATAAGAATCCATATAATTATTGCCTATATAACATCGTTCCTTTATTAGAGAAACAAATGTTTTCATAAAcctaaatataattaaacaaCCAGTGATTGATTGACAAAACTCCAATTGCTTATATTTCTAACAATTCTAACAACCCGGTTCATGTTGACTTAAATAAATTTACTTAACGATTGAATAAGTTGAGAAAACAATTAAATACCGATCCGGATTAGTTTCGAGCCAGATCTGACCCGTTTgtgaaattaattaattgattGAGAGTATTGAGACCAACGCAACGTTTACGCCATTACGCCCAGCGATCCGTGGAGTTTTGTTATTTAGACTTACAGGCCTAGTCGAACGTACATtgatatcagaatgatatttaaatcatgttattttgtatttcgctcgtacttcTCCGTGCGTGAAGTGGCGCGGGCGAGACGCACGATTACTAAATCACAatgtcattctgatgtcagtatACGTTCGAATTGGTCTGTTAGTTATCGTTGACATAAAGGTGGCTCCGGTAAGCCAACTCGAGGGGTTGAATAAATCGTTTTGGAATAGTAATAAGGTAAAGGATTGGCCTAGAAATCTGTCATAATTTCAAATATCCAAGTCGTCGAAATTAAGTACGGATAATGGCCCTTGGGCCTGATACTCAGTTTAGCTTTATTTGCCCAAAGATTTGGGTTTAACTTGTTTTGAAcaaaattattgaattattacaAATAGGACAAGTAGGTAGGgaaaggaggtatttatgtttaAGTACTCTAAGTATTTGAAAGTCATAACCATCATTACcattatt containing:
- the LOC134675613 gene encoding uncharacterized protein LOC134675613 yields the protein MPMFHNGNTPNNLKCDSVTQTDIKWSNKAVSVKPTLRSIGCSTNIKVTYVTEKIMPSQHSSSTASSSSTRSLYEPFSSPSSSSTWQENGIEAKDMSGRAHILKTIEEYPKMYVGVPKSYYWLLEFLSKECNLRLLHVIITLFKLKQNDSILRLSHQFQLSKVTVQEVLRNSIPKLATFLQMFIYLPEPFIIKKTLPPVYKVRYANVQCILDCFEIQIEKASNTVKQSSSWSNYKWCNTVKYLLACCPNGFICFISKGIGGRISDKAITERSGFVDILPPGAVVLADRGFKGIEPLLAQRHAKLLRPPTVSSKETPSKAEVIQTKVIASLRVHVERVIRRLREFSFLEPHSTVNHNHVKYVDEAVLIASALVNLQSSIIKIQ